The following proteins are co-located in the Haloarcula rubripromontorii genome:
- the aglF gene encoding UTP--glucose-1-phosphate uridylyltransferase AglF has translation MKAVVLAAGEGTRLRPLTEDKPKGMVEVAGKPILTHCFEQLIELGADELLVVVGYKKQAIINHYEDEFDGIPITYTHQREQSGLAHALLTVEEHVDDDFMLMLGDNIFDANLQDVVNRQAEERADAAFLVEEVPWEEAGRYGVCDTNKYGEITEVVEKPEEPPSNLVMTGFYTFTPAIFHACHLVQPSNRGEYEISDAIDLLLHSGRTIDAIRMDGWRNDIGYPEDRDQAEKRLQGEVDPEMAAENIAASE, from the coding sequence ATGAAAGCTGTCGTACTCGCCGCTGGTGAGGGGACCCGTCTCCGCCCGCTGACCGAAGACAAGCCAAAGGGAATGGTAGAGGTCGCGGGGAAGCCGATTCTGACGCACTGCTTCGAGCAGTTGATCGAACTGGGCGCTGACGAACTGCTGGTAGTTGTCGGCTACAAGAAGCAGGCCATCATTAATCACTACGAGGACGAGTTCGATGGCATCCCGATCACCTACACCCACCAGCGCGAGCAGAGCGGCCTCGCTCACGCGCTCCTGACCGTTGAGGAGCACGTCGACGACGACTTCATGTTGATGCTCGGCGACAACATCTTCGACGCAAACCTCCAAGACGTCGTCAACCGCCAAGCGGAGGAACGTGCCGACGCCGCCTTCCTCGTCGAGGAAGTGCCCTGGGAGGAGGCCGGTCGCTACGGCGTCTGTGACACCAACAAGTACGGCGAGATCACCGAGGTCGTCGAGAAACCGGAAGAGCCGCCGTCGAATCTGGTGATGACCGGGTTCTACACCTTCACGCCGGCCATCTTCCACGCCTGTCATCTGGTGCAACCCTCTAATCGCGGCGAGTACGAGATCAGTGATGCGATTGACCTCCTGTTGCACTCCGGGCGAACGATCGACGCGATCCGCATGGACGGCTGGCGAAACGATATCGGTTATCCCGAGGACCGCGACCAGGCCGAAAAACGGCTACAGGGCGAGGTTGACCCGGAGATGGCCGCCGAAAACATCGCCGCAAGCGAGTGA
- a CDS encoding sugar transferase produces MDSGWRYRVTSVAGVVVLTAVAVALVNNATIQSIATTLPVLSRLPTDPPTGPEFTIEVLVTIAVVVSVFLPLYKPRPRRILDAIALAQKRVLVAALVLATIGYFDYSYKLPRLTVVLVTPLLLVALPAWFVWIRKRPSSNGERTIVVGDDLRVIEEVASEVDGTLLGYLCPTSVMTTIERTEAVADGGTNPSGLERLGGLSRIEDVLVEYDVDSVVLAFEHADRAEFFGALDACYEYGLDAKVHRDHADSVLTASGGVGTLVDVEIEPWDIQDYILKRAFDIAFASAGLIALSPVIIGIGVGIKLEDGGSILYRQDRTAVFGETFSIYKFRSMIENAEDETGAKISDEDAGEVDPRVTSVGRVLRQTHLDEIPQLWSILRGDMSVVGPRPERPELDSDIQTGVVDWQKRWFVKPGLTGPAQVNHVTGKEPGEKLRYDLEYVRDQSFSYDMKLVSRQIWSVVIDILFAYRDP; encoded by the coding sequence ATGGATAGTGGCTGGCGGTACCGGGTCACAAGTGTAGCCGGCGTTGTCGTGCTGACAGCGGTCGCCGTTGCACTTGTTAACAACGCTACCATCCAATCGATAGCGACAACCCTCCCGGTACTCAGTCGGCTCCCGACCGATCCCCCAACGGGGCCGGAGTTCACAATCGAGGTCTTGGTCACGATCGCCGTCGTCGTCAGTGTGTTCCTCCCACTGTACAAGCCCCGCCCGCGAAGAATTCTCGACGCGATAGCACTGGCCCAAAAGCGGGTGCTCGTGGCGGCTCTCGTTCTGGCGACGATCGGCTACTTCGACTATTCCTACAAGCTGCCGCGTTTGACTGTCGTGTTAGTGACTCCGTTATTACTGGTCGCACTGCCGGCGTGGTTTGTGTGGATTCGGAAGCGGCCGTCGTCAAACGGCGAGCGGACCATCGTCGTCGGCGACGATCTCCGTGTGATAGAGGAAGTGGCGAGCGAGGTTGACGGGACGCTGCTGGGCTATCTCTGTCCGACGAGTGTGATGACGACAATCGAACGGACCGAAGCCGTCGCCGACGGCGGCACCAACCCGAGTGGGTTGGAACGATTGGGTGGCCTCTCGCGAATCGAGGACGTACTCGTCGAGTATGATGTCGATTCAGTCGTACTGGCGTTTGAACACGCCGACCGAGCTGAGTTCTTCGGCGCCCTCGACGCGTGTTACGAGTACGGTCTCGACGCGAAAGTCCACCGCGACCATGCAGACTCTGTGTTGACCGCCAGCGGTGGAGTCGGGACCCTGGTCGACGTAGAGATCGAACCCTGGGACATACAGGACTACATTCTCAAGCGCGCGTTCGATATCGCGTTTGCATCGGCCGGGTTGATCGCGCTATCACCGGTGATTATCGGGATTGGAGTCGGAATAAAGCTAGAAGACGGCGGCTCGATACTGTACCGGCAGGACCGGACAGCCGTGTTCGGCGAAACCTTCTCCATCTATAAGTTCCGCTCGATGATCGAGAACGCGGAAGACGAAACCGGCGCGAAGATCAGTGACGAAGATGCGGGTGAAGTCGACCCACGCGTAACATCAGTTGGGCGAGTACTTCGACAGACGCACCTTGATGAGATTCCACAGCTCTGGTCGATACTACGGGGTGATATGAGCGTTGTCGGGCCACGGCCCGAACGACCGGAGCTTGACTCGGATATCCAGACCGGAGTCGTTGACTGGCAGAAGCGTTGGTTCGTCAAGCCGGGCCTAACCGGGCCCGCCCAGGTCAATCACGTGACTGGAAAAGAGCCGGGCGAAAAGCTGCGGTACGACCTGGAGTACGTTCGCGACCAGTCGTTTAGCTACGATATGAAACTCGTTTCGAGACAGATCTGGAGTGTTGTTATCGATATACTGTTCGCGTACAGAGACCCGTAG
- a CDS encoding DUF4330 family protein gives MKSMKEPFGIIDDEGNLFGVVNIIDALVVVFVLAAVVAGAGLVLADDSDSSSAPTTETTNVTLDLGTQPEYITSQISAGDSYSPSKNSDVTITDVYFTPQDGSTRAVVRAELSGPASGETIQYSGAPPRYGRQLEILTETYSTKGTIRDVGGGSELTTTETEVVVRADLSETDARRLSPGQPIRVQGREVATIESVTAYGTDNPDTKTVFLGLTLQSATYGEQQAFGETTIRPGVSLSLPTEAGLVKGKITRVGATTQRGQPATRDVKLQLSNVSPLLANSISPGMTESFGGETIARISAVQRQNATIITRGQNGEIYERTHPINQDVTVTANLSVRETDTGVTFKGQTLQQGRVVTLDLDTITVKATVISGHR, from the coding sequence ATGAAGTCGATGAAAGAGCCATTCGGTATCATCGACGACGAGGGGAATCTGTTTGGCGTTGTCAATATTATTGATGCCCTCGTCGTCGTGTTTGTTCTCGCTGCAGTTGTCGCTGGAGCCGGCCTGGTACTGGCAGACGATAGCGATTCGAGTTCAGCCCCGACGACCGAGACAACCAATGTAACACTGGATCTCGGTACCCAACCTGAATATATTACTTCTCAAATATCGGCCGGTGACAGCTACAGCCCGTCGAAGAATTCGGACGTAACGATTACCGACGTGTATTTCACCCCACAAGATGGATCAACACGGGCGGTAGTTCGAGCCGAATTGTCGGGACCGGCTTCGGGAGAAACTATCCAGTACAGCGGCGCACCGCCACGATACGGCCGCCAGCTCGAGATTCTGACTGAGACGTACTCCACAAAGGGGACGATTCGTGACGTTGGTGGTGGCTCCGAACTGACCACGACTGAGACAGAGGTAGTAGTCAGAGCGGATCTGTCAGAAACCGACGCTAGGCGTCTCAGCCCCGGGCAACCGATCCGTGTGCAAGGACGAGAAGTGGCCACTATCGAATCGGTAACGGCATACGGGACCGACAATCCCGATACGAAGACCGTCTTCCTCGGATTAACACTCCAGAGCGCGACCTACGGCGAACAGCAGGCGTTCGGCGAGACGACAATCCGGCCGGGAGTAAGCCTCTCACTCCCGACGGAAGCGGGCCTTGTTAAGGGTAAAATCACGCGAGTCGGTGCGACAACGCAACGTGGCCAGCCCGCCACTCGCGATGTCAAGCTACAGTTGTCTAACGTGTCACCGTTACTCGCGAACAGCATCTCTCCAGGGATGACAGAGTCGTTCGGTGGTGAAACAATCGCGCGGATTTCGGCTGTCCAGCGCCAGAATGCGACAATCATCACCAGGGGACAGAATGGCGAGATATACGAGCGGACACATCCGATAAATCAAGACGTCACCGTCACCGCAAACCTCTCTGTTCGAGAGACCGACACCGGCGTCACATTCAAAGGCCAGACACTCCAGCAGGGGCGCGTCGTGACACTGGATCTAGACACTATAACAGTCAAAGCGACCGTGATCTCAGGCCATCGATAA
- the glmS gene encoding glutamine--fructose-6-phosphate transaminase (isomerizing), with protein sequence MCGIIGCVGRGDETLDTLVHGLSKLEYRGYDSAGVALANDHIDLCKHSGKIADLREALSDRTLSGSVGIGHTRWSTHGPPTDENAHPHQDCTGDVAVVHNGIIENYQSLRDELVGAGHTFTSDTDTEVVPHLIEDALSSGADPEDAVREAIGRLDGSFAIAVVVAGCDSVFAARNDSPLVLGIGEDATYLASDVPAFRDFTDKVVYLADGEFARLNDDGWTVTDTDGTVIEKDVDTVQWDPEETGKSGYDHFMLKEIHEQPRALRQCLRGRVDELAGTVDIGDLGDLSPTGVQFVACGTSYHAALHGAQLFREAGIPAQAFLASEYATATPPIGDALVVGVTQSGETADTLSALRAARRRGARTLAVTNVVGSTAARECDHALYIRAGPEIGVAATKTFASQLAALNLLALGTSSTGDARQVISALRDLPGHVQEVLDESAAQEVAELYQDASAYFFIGRGYQNPVALEGALKMKEITYKHAEGFAAGELKHGPLALVTENTPVFAIVTGDDERARKTIGNVKEVEARDAPVVAITDGQSDVERYADHVLHIPETHPRAAAVLANTHLQLVSYHTAALLGRNIDKPRNLAKSVTVE encoded by the coding sequence ATGTGCGGGATTATCGGCTGTGTCGGCCGCGGCGACGAAACGCTCGACACGCTCGTTCACGGCCTCTCGAAGCTGGAGTATCGCGGGTACGACTCCGCGGGCGTCGCCCTGGCGAACGATCACATCGACCTCTGCAAACACTCCGGGAAGATAGCCGACCTGCGCGAAGCGTTGTCCGATCGGACGCTCTCGGGGTCGGTCGGCATCGGCCACACCCGCTGGAGCACGCACGGGCCGCCGACCGACGAGAACGCCCATCCGCATCAGGACTGCACCGGCGACGTCGCCGTCGTCCACAACGGCATCATCGAGAACTACCAGTCCCTGCGGGACGAACTCGTCGGGGCCGGCCACACGTTCACGTCCGACACTGACACCGAGGTGGTTCCCCATCTCATCGAGGACGCGCTGAGCAGCGGTGCGGACCCCGAAGACGCGGTTCGCGAAGCCATCGGCCGACTCGACGGCAGCTTCGCAATCGCCGTCGTCGTCGCCGGCTGTGACTCGGTGTTTGCCGCTCGAAACGACTCGCCGCTCGTCCTGGGCATCGGCGAGGACGCGACCTACCTGGCGAGTGACGTGCCCGCCTTCCGCGATTTCACCGACAAGGTCGTCTACCTCGCTGACGGCGAGTTCGCTCGGCTCAACGACGACGGCTGGACCGTCACCGACACCGACGGCACCGTCATCGAGAAGGACGTCGACACCGTTCAGTGGGACCCCGAAGAGACCGGCAAGAGCGGCTACGACCACTTCATGCTCAAGGAGATTCACGAGCAACCGCGCGCGCTCCGGCAGTGCTTGCGGGGCCGGGTCGACGAACTCGCCGGCACGGTCGACATCGGCGACCTCGGCGACCTCTCCCCGACCGGCGTCCAGTTCGTCGCCTGCGGGACCTCGTATCACGCCGCCCTGCACGGCGCGCAACTGTTCCGCGAAGCGGGCATCCCCGCACAGGCGTTCCTCGCCAGCGAGTACGCGACTGCGACCCCACCTATCGGTGACGCGCTCGTCGTCGGCGTCACCCAGAGCGGTGAAACCGCCGATACCCTTTCGGCACTTCGGGCGGCCCGCCGTCGGGGCGCGCGCACGCTGGCTGTGACCAACGTCGTCGGCTCCACTGCGGCCCGCGAGTGCGATCACGCGCTGTACATCCGCGCTGGCCCGGAAATCGGCGTCGCCGCCACCAAGACCTTCGCCTCGCAACTGGCTGCGCTGAACCTGCTCGCGCTCGGGACCTCCTCGACCGGCGACGCCAGGCAGGTCATCAGCGCGCTCCGTGACCTCCCCGGTCACGTTCAGGAGGTCCTCGACGAATCTGCTGCCCAGGAAGTCGCTGAGTTGTATCAGGACGCCAGCGCGTACTTCTTCATCGGCCGTGGATACCAGAACCCCGTCGCGCTCGAAGGCGCACTGAAAATGAAAGAGATCACCTACAAGCACGCTGAGGGCTTCGCCGCGGGTGAGCTAAAACACGGCCCGCTGGCGCTGGTGACCGAGAACACGCCGGTGTTCGCTATCGTGACCGGCGACGACGAGCGCGCCCGCAAGACCATCGGTAACGTCAAAGAGGTCGAAGCCCGCGACGCACCGGTGGTCGCGATTACCGACGGACAGAGCGACGTTGAACGATACGCCGACCACGTGCTCCACATTCCGGAGACCCACCCGCGGGCCGCCGCTGTGCTGGCGAACACGCACCTGCAGCTAGTGTCGTATCACACGGCCGCGTTGCTGGGGCGGAACATCGACAAGCCGCGCAACCTGGCAAAAAGCGTGACGGTCGAATGA
- the glmU gene encoding bifunctional sugar-1-phosphate nucleotidylyltransferase/acetyltransferase, which yields MHIDTAVVLAAGEGTRLRPLTRNRPKPMLPAANRPILEHVFDALVEAGIEKLVVVVGYKRDRVQDHFGPTYRGVPISYVSQTKQLGSGHALLQARSVVDGPVLVMNGDRLVDAATIEAVDSSYAETEHTSIAVVERQDTSRYGAVEVQDGDIVDIVEKPQHDEFRLINGGVYAFDGDIFEAIDETTRHAGELALTDTIELLLESDRVRAVEVDGMWVDATYPWDLLTVAREVLARGRVVESARDEQVWVDNSARVHDEATLQSPAVIGPDCEIGPDAVIGPNVALGRNVTIGANSVIQHTVLDADTRVDPSSTLVDTVTGQDVNLGVNTVVPGGPADVQVGTAVFEDQRLGAVIADRAVALGDVSFVPGSLVGPNARLATGVTVDGTVREDAEVVR from the coding sequence ATGCACATCGATACGGCTGTGGTCCTCGCTGCGGGTGAGGGAACTCGCCTCCGGCCGTTGACGCGAAACCGGCCAAAACCAATGTTACCGGCCGCAAACCGGCCGATTCTCGAACACGTCTTCGACGCGCTGGTCGAGGCAGGCATCGAGAAACTGGTCGTCGTCGTCGGCTACAAGCGCGACCGCGTGCAGGACCACTTCGGTCCGACGTACCGTGGCGTTCCGATTTCTTACGTGAGCCAGACAAAACAGCTGGGCAGCGGGCACGCACTCCTCCAGGCACGAAGCGTTGTCGACGGCCCGGTTCTGGTGATGAACGGTGACCGTCTCGTCGACGCGGCCACTATCGAGGCGGTAGACTCCTCCTATGCAGAGACTGAGCACACGAGCATCGCTGTGGTTGAACGACAGGACACCAGTCGGTACGGTGCTGTCGAGGTACAGGACGGCGATATCGTCGATATCGTCGAAAAGCCACAACACGACGAGTTCAGGCTCATCAACGGCGGCGTGTACGCCTTCGACGGTGACATTTTCGAAGCGATCGACGAAACGACGCGCCACGCCGGCGAACTGGCACTGACCGATACAATCGAACTCCTGCTGGAATCTGACCGTGTCCGCGCGGTCGAGGTCGACGGGATGTGGGTCGACGCGACATACCCATGGGACCTGTTGACCGTCGCCCGCGAGGTGCTGGCTCGGGGCCGGGTCGTCGAATCGGCCCGAGACGAACAGGTCTGGGTCGACAACTCCGCACGTGTCCACGACGAGGCGACTCTCCAGTCGCCGGCCGTTATTGGCCCCGACTGTGAGATCGGTCCGGACGCTGTCATCGGTCCGAATGTCGCGCTCGGACGCAACGTCACTATCGGGGCCAACAGCGTCATCCAGCACACCGTCCTCGACGCAGACACGCGTGTCGACCCGAGCTCGACTCTCGTCGACACCGTCACTGGCCAGGACGTGAATCTCGGCGTCAACACGGTTGTCCCCGGCGGCCCGGCCGACGTTCAGGTCGGTACAGCGGTGTTCGAGGACCAGCGGCTGGGCGCTGTTATCGCCGACCGTGCCGTCGCACTCGGTGACGTGAGTTTCGTCCCCGGGTCGCTTGTGGGCCCCAACGCTCGGCTCGCCACCGGCGTCACAGTCGATGGAACTGTCCGCGAAGACGCGGAGGTGGTCCGCTGA
- a CDS encoding CheF family chemotaxis protein, protein MSDTEKKIADTKGQFLQAVSQGQRLTDAEWRNCRIVLTTERVALLGDDKRQISLTDIDRIADRFDVNQQSAGVSDYVALYVGEDVILVSASDHEAFETDFYRASLDGAIVLVQHPALKGGVVQSAEWTKGRIKVGDEALKLAMADGQAVVVDRADIGDLAVEEKQVSGEERTVIQVEHSEDDISVETHLAGEEFHATVLRTMLEESAEQNQADLDLSSTEKRVIMALHSGVSPFDIPNFVGIDVDKTEEIFDRLIELDVISVLRERTEVNLTTKGRRVAGERMGEQ, encoded by the coding sequence ATGAGCGACACCGAAAAGAAGATCGCCGATACAAAGGGACAGTTCCTTCAGGCGGTCTCACAGGGCCAGCGTCTCACCGACGCCGAGTGGCGAAACTGTCGCATCGTCCTCACCACCGAGCGAGTCGCCCTGCTGGGCGACGACAAGCGACAGATCTCGCTGACCGACATCGACCGTATCGCCGACCGGTTCGACGTGAACCAGCAGAGCGCTGGCGTCTCCGATTACGTTGCGCTCTACGTCGGCGAGGATGTCATCCTCGTGTCGGCATCGGACCACGAGGCGTTCGAGACTGACTTCTACCGGGCGAGTCTCGACGGCGCAATCGTGCTGGTCCAGCACCCCGCGCTCAAAGGCGGCGTCGTCCAGTCCGCCGAGTGGACGAAAGGCCGGATAAAAGTCGGCGACGAGGCGCTAAAGCTCGCGATGGCCGATGGGCAGGCCGTCGTCGTCGACCGCGCCGACATCGGTGATCTCGCTGTCGAAGAGAAGCAGGTCAGCGGCGAGGAGCGGACGGTCATTCAGGTCGAGCACAGCGAGGACGACATCAGCGTCGAAACACACCTCGCGGGTGAGGAGTTTCACGCCACTGTCCTCCGGACGATGCTCGAAGAGAGCGCCGAACAGAACCAAGCTGATTTGGACCTGAGTTCGACGGAGAAACGGGTCATCATGGCACTACACTCCGGCGTATCGCCGTTCGACATCCCCAATTTCGTCGGTATCGATGTCGACAAAACCGAGGAAATCTTCGACCGTCTGATCGAACTCGATGTAATAAGCGTACTCCGGGAACGGACTGAAGTGAACCTGACGACGAAGGGGCGTCGAGTCGCCGGTGAGCGGATGGGCGAGCAGTAG
- the acs gene encoding acetate--CoA ligase: MTRGDEPDRGQSQPGRETVEPPDWFVEQANVTDPAIYDRFEREWPDCWREAAELLDWEEPFETVLRGTDGPPFEWFPGGRLNAAYNCLDRHLPERKNQLALVWEGHLGESRTYTYLELYREVNAFAAALRDHGVSPDDVVTLYLPMVPELPVAMLACARLGVPHNVVFAGFSADALATRMERAESEYLITCDGYYRRGSAVAQKNKADNARIAVDHDVSVVVLDRLGRDVHLGEDYDDYHDLLAAHEGAEVEPVSRAADDPLFRIYTSGTTGQPKAVTHTTGGYLAHVAWTARSVLDIKPEDTYWCSADIGWITGHSYIVYGPLALGTTTVLYNGTADHPKKDQLWELIEKYAVDVFYTAPTAVRAFMKWGEEYPAKHDLSSLRLLGTVGEPMDASAWKWYRKHIGSGECPIVDTWWQTETGAVLVSTLPGVDEMKPGAAGRPLPGIEASVVDRSGAAADPHSADELVVTRPWPGMPRALLDGTDWGSVPDSAEEWQYYPEDSVSVDDDGYITFLGRIDDAINVAGRRFSTKELESTVAGVTGVAEAAVVGADDETTGTAVYAFASPEDGYAESELRAAIEDAIVNAIGGIARPKEIVFTPDLPKTRSGKVMRRLLTAVANDEELGDTSALRNPEILGEIQSTTRRK, encoded by the coding sequence ATGACTCGGGGCGACGAACCGGATCGGGGCCAGTCCCAACCGGGGCGAGAGACAGTCGAACCACCGGACTGGTTCGTCGAACAGGCGAACGTGACAGACCCAGCTATCTACGACCGCTTCGAGCGGGAGTGGCCCGATTGCTGGCGCGAGGCCGCTGAGTTGCTCGACTGGGAGGAGCCGTTCGAGACAGTACTCCGTGGAACGGACGGCCCCCCGTTCGAATGGTTCCCCGGTGGCCGATTAAACGCCGCCTACAACTGCCTCGACCGGCACCTCCCCGAGCGGAAGAACCAGCTCGCGCTGGTCTGGGAGGGCCACCTCGGCGAGTCCCGCACCTACACCTACCTCGAACTGTACCGGGAAGTCAACGCCTTCGCCGCAGCACTGCGCGACCACGGCGTCAGCCCCGACGACGTGGTGACGCTGTACCTGCCGATGGTGCCCGAACTTCCGGTCGCGATGCTGGCCTGTGCGCGCCTTGGCGTGCCACATAACGTCGTCTTCGCCGGGTTCTCCGCGGACGCACTGGCGACGCGGATGGAGCGGGCCGAGTCAGAGTACCTCATCACCTGCGACGGCTACTACCGTCGCGGGAGCGCCGTCGCACAAAAGAACAAGGCCGATAACGCGCGAATCGCCGTCGACCACGACGTGTCGGTCGTGGTGCTTGACCGACTGGGCCGTGACGTGCATTTAGGCGAGGACTACGACGACTATCACGATCTGCTGGCGGCACACGAGGGAGCCGAAGTCGAGCCCGTCTCACGAGCGGCGGACGACCCGCTCTTTCGTATCTACACGTCGGGGACGACCGGCCAGCCGAAAGCCGTCACGCACACGACCGGCGGATATCTCGCACACGTCGCCTGGACCGCCCGGTCAGTGCTTGACATCAAGCCCGAGGACACCTACTGGTGTTCGGCCGACATCGGCTGGATCACCGGCCACTCCTACATCGTCTACGGGCCGCTCGCACTCGGGACGACAACAGTGCTGTACAACGGCACAGCGGATCACCCGAAGAAAGACCAGCTGTGGGAACTCATCGAAAAGTACGCCGTCGACGTGTTCTACACCGCACCGACGGCCGTTCGGGCGTTCATGAAGTGGGGCGAGGAGTACCCCGCCAAGCACGACCTCTCCAGCCTGCGGCTGCTGGGCACCGTCGGCGAACCGATGGACGCGAGCGCCTGGAAGTGGTATCGCAAACACATCGGCAGCGGCGAGTGCCCGATTGTCGACACCTGGTGGCAGACCGAGACCGGCGCGGTGCTCGTGTCGACGCTGCCCGGCGTCGACGAAATGAAACCCGGAGCCGCTGGACGGCCGCTGCCGGGAATCGAAGCGTCCGTCGTCGACCGTTCAGGTGCGGCGGCCGATCCTCATTCGGCCGATGAACTCGTCGTGACGCGCCCCTGGCCGGGAATGCCGCGCGCGCTGCTCGACGGAACGGACTGGGGCAGTGTCCCAGACAGCGCCGAGGAGTGGCAGTACTACCCCGAAGACAGCGTCTCGGTCGACGATGACGGCTACATCACGTTCCTCGGCCGGATTGACGACGCGATTAACGTCGCCGGCCGGCGGTTCAGCACCAAGGAACTTGAGTCGACGGTCGCCGGCGTCACCGGCGTCGCAGAAGCCGCCGTCGTTGGTGCCGACGACGAGACGACCGGAACGGCAGTGTACGCGTTCGCTTCCCCGGAGGACGGTTACGCCGAGAGTGAACTCCGGGCAGCCATCGAAGACGCTATCGTCAACGCTATCGGCGGTATCGCTCGGCCCAAAGAGATTGTGTTCACACCCGACCTCCCCAAGACACGCTCGGGCAAAGTTATGCGCCGCCTGCTGACCGCAGTGGCGAACGACGAGGAACTGGGCGATACCAGCGCGCTTCGTAACCCCGAAATCCTCGGCGAAATCCAGTCGACGACAAGACGGAAGTAA
- a CDS encoding bacterio-opsin activator domain-containing protein has translation MGGTTDRIGERGYEQLRRAAETHRSDLVLRLGAEVGLRPAEMTAVRLADITEFDGHRLLAVRENGAVVRETYLPDSVEHDIRKYANAAGGDDDEPLFSVSARRLQMLVSEVADRAAETTPHLKDVSSRDLRWRFAASLLDDGVAPDIVCALGGWDRLDRLDPLLDEPDRQTIVAAIDGSSGQAAASEPQRAVSWITAVSEALAAAATGEGIATTVCDHLTEAAGFEFAWLAERTGDGLTPHTTAEISEAAVEQQIDTHIESVTALLDVGEVRIVDDDSGPVALVPLVREDTISGVVGVATGGGLTDTERAVLSALGVQVGHAQVAAERKRLLLADTVTELEFHCGDDRTFTAGVSEALQCTVELSGVVPVAGQSLLYYLMVEGASADAILSYADDDDGVADARLLEEHSDGVLLEVVVTDTPALQLVESGGRVRSVTATDGVATIAVELPSEADIRPTVNAVTDAYPETSLAAKRETERPAETDTGFRDRLTDTLSDRQETVLQAAYHSGYFEWPRGSTAEELADSLDISSPTLHNHLRKAQQKVLTAFFDDRPTEPRQPADN, from the coding sequence ATGGGCGGCACAACTGACCGCATCGGCGAGCGAGGGTACGAACAGCTTCGACGCGCGGCCGAGACACACCGGTCTGACCTCGTCCTCCGACTCGGTGCCGAGGTGGGACTCCGTCCGGCAGAGATGACCGCTGTACGGCTAGCCGACATCACCGAGTTCGATGGGCATCGCCTGCTTGCTGTTCGGGAAAACGGTGCCGTGGTCCGCGAGACCTACCTCCCGGACTCGGTCGAACACGATATACGAAAGTACGCAAACGCGGCCGGAGGGGACGACGACGAGCCGCTGTTTTCCGTCTCTGCACGTCGGCTCCAGATGCTCGTCAGCGAGGTAGCCGACCGAGCCGCCGAGACGACACCGCACCTGAAGGACGTGTCTTCGCGTGACCTCCGGTGGCGGTTCGCGGCGAGCCTGCTGGACGACGGCGTCGCGCCGGACATCGTCTGTGCACTCGGCGGCTGGGACCGCCTCGACCGACTTGACCCCTTACTTGACGAACCGGACCGCCAAACCATCGTCGCGGCCATCGACGGGTCTAGCGGGCAGGCGGCCGCAAGCGAGCCGCAACGGGCCGTCAGCTGGATTACGGCAGTCAGCGAGGCGCTTGCGGCCGCCGCGACCGGTGAGGGAATTGCGACAACAGTCTGTGACCACCTGACAGAAGCAGCGGGCTTCGAGTTCGCCTGGCTCGCCGAACGGACCGGTGACGGACTGACACCGCATACGACGGCAGAAATCTCGGAAGCGGCTGTCGAGCAGCAGATCGACACCCACATCGAGTCAGTCACTGCTCTGCTTGACGTGGGTGAGGTTCGTATCGTCGACGACGACAGTGGCCCGGTCGCGCTGGTGCCACTCGTCAGGGAAGACACCATCTCCGGTGTTGTCGGAGTCGCAACGGGCGGGGGTCTCACTGATACCGAACGTGCCGTACTGTCGGCGCTTGGCGTGCAGGTCGGCCACGCACAGGTCGCCGCCGAACGCAAGCGCCTCCTGCTCGCCGACACGGTGACCGAGTTGGAGTTCCACTGTGGAGACGATCGGACGTTTACCGCCGGAGTGTCCGAAGCGTTACAGTGTACGGTCGAATTGTCTGGCGTTGTTCCCGTTGCGGGCCAGTCGCTGCTGTACTACCTGATGGTCGAAGGGGCCTCGGCCGACGCGATACTCTCGTATGCGGACGACGACGACGGCGTGGCCGACGCCAGACTCCTCGAAGAGCACAGCGACGGCGTACTACTGGAGGTCGTGGTCACCGACACGCCAGCACTCCAGCTCGTCGAAAGCGGTGGCCGCGTTCGCTCTGTGACAGCCACCGACGGCGTCGCGACTATCGCAGTCGAGCTTCCCAGCGAGGCCGACATCAGACCGACAGTCAACGCTGTCACTGACGCCTATCCAGAGACATCGTTGGCAGCGAAGCGAGAGACGGAACGACCGGCGGAGACGGACACCGGGTTCCGCGACCGACTGACCGACACTCTGTCAGACCGGCAAGAGACCGTCCTGCAGGCGGCCTACCACAGCGGCTATTTTGAATGGCCGCGCGGATCGACTGCTGAGGAGCTAGCGGACTCGCTGGATATCTCGTCGCCGACGCTGCACAATCACCTCAGAAAGGCCCAGCAGAAGGTCCTGACCGCGTTTTTCGACGACCGGCCGACCGAGCCCCGACAGCCGGCAGACAACTGA